Proteins co-encoded in one Arthrobacter globiformis genomic window:
- a CDS encoding ABC transporter ATP-binding protein codes for MSQPRHPAELSPKREPQRRLALKPYARAVAQVLRVSFRASPGAVLMKVAGSLISAVLPLVTTYFAGLTTTALAAAYNGDAAAGQQAILYVIITAGLGLFWGAFSSVDRYIQQLMSFRVGAIVGDLMYERFLALDFWRYDDKETVDLYDRAKRFSDSYARVLDRIAAIFTQLVSVILAIGALLLVSWWIAVIVLVAIVPSVYLQFKLSREQIAHWNTQVDSRRQRRMIETNLLRPQHIAEMRLYGIVGYLMELRSRLRDADEKRRLDFQKRYIPKQLAADALQYAAEVVSLIWVVGQIIARAQPVGQFLYVQQIVSRALSTANNLVSSLSSIDEDLANLKDYELFMALPVHSSHAPPLLEAPKTVELRDIRFTYTGSDIEVIRGISMTIREGQHIAIVGENGAGKSTLIRILAGLYRPDSGQVMLDGVDLAAVDVTSWHRHLAVLSQEFLKYEFATAAENILFGDVDSPRNDERISRAAADAEALDFINKLPNGLDNHVSNWMEDPRGRKGSGLSGGQWQRLAMARNFYRNASFMVMDEPTSAIDALAEHRIFTRLFAERSSTIIAISHRLATIEKADIVYMLEDGRIVEQGTHRELVALRGRYFRMFESQLSVEEAGGI; via the coding sequence ATGTCCCAACCACGCCATCCCGCCGAACTGAGCCCCAAAAGGGAACCCCAGCGGCGGCTGGCACTGAAGCCCTATGCGCGTGCCGTGGCCCAGGTCCTCCGCGTCAGTTTCCGCGCGTCGCCCGGGGCCGTGCTCATGAAGGTGGCTGGATCCCTGATCTCGGCGGTCCTGCCCCTGGTTACCACGTACTTCGCCGGCCTGACCACCACTGCGCTGGCCGCCGCCTACAACGGGGACGCTGCCGCCGGGCAGCAGGCCATCCTCTACGTCATCATCACCGCCGGGCTGGGCCTGTTCTGGGGAGCCTTCAGCAGCGTGGACCGCTACATCCAGCAGCTCATGAGCTTCAGGGTGGGGGCCATCGTGGGCGACCTGATGTACGAGCGGTTCCTGGCCCTGGATTTCTGGCGGTACGACGACAAGGAAACGGTGGACCTCTACGACCGCGCCAAGCGGTTCTCCGATTCCTATGCCAGGGTCCTGGACCGGATCGCGGCCATCTTCACACAGCTGGTGTCTGTGATCCTGGCCATCGGCGCGCTGCTGCTGGTGAGCTGGTGGATCGCGGTGATCGTGCTGGTCGCCATCGTGCCCAGCGTCTACCTGCAGTTCAAGCTGTCCCGTGAGCAGATCGCGCACTGGAACACCCAGGTGGATTCGCGGCGGCAGCGGCGGATGATCGAAACCAACCTGCTCCGCCCGCAGCACATTGCGGAGATGCGCCTGTACGGAATCGTCGGGTACCTCATGGAACTGCGCTCACGGCTCCGGGACGCCGACGAGAAGCGCCGGCTGGACTTCCAGAAGCGGTACATCCCCAAGCAGCTGGCGGCGGACGCCCTGCAGTACGCCGCGGAGGTTGTCTCGCTCATCTGGGTGGTGGGCCAGATCATCGCCCGGGCCCAGCCGGTGGGGCAGTTCCTCTACGTCCAACAGATCGTCAGCCGGGCCCTGTCCACCGCGAACAACCTGGTGTCCTCGCTCAGCTCGATCGACGAGGACCTCGCCAACCTCAAGGACTACGAGCTGTTCATGGCGCTGCCCGTGCATTCCAGCCACGCACCGCCGCTCCTGGAGGCCCCCAAGACCGTTGAGCTGCGGGACATCCGCTTCACCTACACCGGCAGTGACATCGAGGTGATCCGGGGCATCAGCATGACCATCCGTGAGGGCCAGCACATCGCCATCGTGGGGGAGAACGGCGCCGGCAAGTCCACGCTGATCCGCATCCTGGCCGGGCTTTACCGCCCGGATTCCGGCCAAGTGATGCTCGACGGCGTGGACCTCGCCGCCGTCGACGTCACCTCCTGGCACCGCCACCTGGCGGTGCTCAGCCAGGAGTTCCTTAAGTACGAGTTCGCCACCGCGGCCGAAAACATCCTGTTCGGCGACGTCGACTCGCCCCGGAACGACGAACGGATCAGCCGCGCGGCCGCCGATGCAGAGGCCCTGGATTTCATCAACAAGCTGCCCAACGGCCTGGACAACCACGTCAGCAACTGGATGGAGGATCCGCGCGGCCGCAAGGGGAGCGGACTGAGCGGCGGGCAGTGGCAGCGGCTGGCCATGGCGCGGAACTTTTACCGGAACGCCTCCTTCATGGTCATGGACGAGCCCACCTCCGCCATCGACGCGCTGGCAGAGCACCGCATCTTCACCCGGCTGTTCGCCGAG
- the guaB gene encoding IMP dehydrogenase, giving the protein MTQPEHDPFGFIGLTYDDVLLLPGHTDVIPSEADTSSRISKRITVQTPLLSAAMDTVTESRMAIAMARQGGLGVVHRNLAIDDQADQVDRVKRSESGMITNPLTIGPEATLQELDELCARYRVSGLPVVDDGNRLLGIVTNRDTRFVPESDFPIRLVSDVMTKMPLVTGHVGISREEASHKLATNKIEKLPLVDEQGRLKGLITTKDFTKAEQYPLATKDDEGRLRVGAAIGFFGDGWERAMKLVDAGVDALFVDTANGHSQGVLDMIRRLKSDPVAAHVDIIGGQAATREGAQALIDAGADGIKVGVGPGSICTTRVVAGVGVPQITAIYESAKAAIPAGVPLIADGGLQYSGDIGKALVAGADTVMLGSLLAGCDESPGELIFVNGKQFKSYRGMGSLGAMQSRGKNTSYSKDRYFQADVSGDDKLIPEGIEGRVAYRGPLASVAYQLVGGLRQTMFYVGSPTIPELKARGKFVRITPAGLKESHPHDIQMTVEAPNYGSR; this is encoded by the coding sequence ATGACCCAGCCCGAGCACGACCCCTTCGGCTTCATCGGCCTGACGTACGACGACGTCCTGCTGCTTCCCGGCCACACCGACGTGATCCCCTCCGAGGCCGACACGTCCTCCCGGATCTCCAAGCGCATCACCGTCCAGACGCCGCTGCTTTCCGCGGCCATGGACACCGTCACCGAATCACGGATGGCCATCGCCATGGCCCGCCAGGGCGGCCTCGGCGTCGTCCACCGCAACCTCGCGATCGATGACCAGGCCGACCAGGTGGACCGCGTCAAGCGCAGCGAGTCGGGCATGATCACCAACCCGCTGACCATCGGCCCCGAGGCCACGCTGCAGGAACTTGACGAGCTGTGCGCCCGCTACCGCGTCTCCGGCCTTCCCGTGGTCGACGACGGCAACCGCCTCCTCGGCATCGTCACCAACCGCGACACGCGTTTCGTGCCGGAATCCGACTTCCCGATCCGCCTGGTCAGCGACGTCATGACCAAGATGCCGCTCGTCACCGGCCACGTCGGCATCAGCCGCGAAGAGGCCTCGCACAAGCTGGCCACGAACAAGATCGAGAAGCTCCCGCTGGTGGACGAGCAGGGGCGCCTGAAGGGCCTCATCACCACCAAGGACTTCACCAAGGCCGAGCAGTACCCGCTGGCCACCAAGGACGACGAGGGCCGGCTGCGTGTCGGTGCCGCCATCGGCTTCTTCGGTGACGGCTGGGAGCGGGCCATGAAGCTGGTGGACGCCGGCGTTGACGCCCTCTTTGTGGACACCGCGAACGGCCACTCGCAGGGTGTGCTGGACATGATCCGCCGCCTCAAGTCGGATCCGGTTGCTGCGCACGTGGACATCATCGGCGGCCAGGCTGCCACCCGCGAAGGCGCCCAGGCCCTGATCGACGCCGGTGCCGACGGCATCAAGGTGGGCGTCGGCCCGGGCTCCATCTGCACGACCCGCGTCGTGGCAGGCGTGGGCGTTCCGCAGATCACCGCCATCTACGAATCGGCGAAGGCTGCCATTCCGGCCGGAGTTCCGCTTATCGCCGACGGCGGACTCCAGTACTCCGGCGACATCGGCAAGGCTCTGGTCGCCGGTGCTGACACCGTGATGCTCGGCTCCCTGCTGGCCGGCTGTGACGAGTCTCCGGGTGAGCTCATCTTCGTCAATGGCAAGCAGTTCAAGAGCTACCGTGGCATGGGCTCCCTCGGGGCCATGCAGTCGCGCGGCAAGAACACGTCCTACTCGAAGGACCGCTACTTCCAGGCGGACGTCTCCGGCGATGACAAGCTCATCCCCGAGGGCATCGAAGGCCGAGTGGCCTACCGCGGCCCGCTGGCATCGGTGGCTTACCAGCTGGTGGGCGGCCTCCGCCAGACCATGTTCTACGTGGGTTCCCCGACCATCCCCGAGCTCAAGGCCCGCGGCAAGTTCGTCCGGATCACCCCGGCCGGCCTGAAGGAATCGCACCCGCACGACATCCAGATGACCGTCGAGGCGCCGAACTACGGTTCACGCTGA
- a CDS encoding acyltransferase family protein, with translation MPRVEPAGGQAHEPRAARLKAKPGYRPEVQGLRALAVLMVVTYHVWLGRVSGGVDIFLLISAFLLTMSFVRKVEKGTPLRLVSHWLHLFKRLIPAAVVVILGVLAGTWLVLPQSRWPDVLNEAWASLLYGQNWLLANSAVDYYAQDHSGASPLQHFWSLSIQGQVFILWPLIFAGSALVWRLLRRRREVGYRTVLMVAFSGIFIASLVFSIDQTASNQAYAYFDTRTRLWEFALGSLLALALPYLKPGKALRVVLGWAGLAAMISCGLLLTVDRSFPGFIALWPTLAAAAIIVAGQSGSRFGVDRILCSKPLVALGDNSYALYLWHWPVLVLALAGTGIAAPNLVQGLIIVAGSVVLAVLTTRFVEKPLRDWHWPQLRAWRTAVVIVACGALLAGPVAVWQTKLTADEAAAAAQPRELTPGAAALAPENAGKPTPEATVIPAPAAMKNEWADIDGLCTDENVPSDPLLNGCLQNSKPDKVTKRIVVLGDSHAQQYMAALGPIARDHGWEVVTLLKGNCRFGAESPERDADCNAFKKASAAYVMEHKPDAVFTVASLTHKEPPFETEVPGYLEGIKQFTDAGIDVVGVRDNPRFATNMPECVQKYGTDAPECNPPLGESLAAKSPLDAYRGKVDGLHLMDMSDFICAGGICPAVVGNVYVYKDDNHLTKTYVQSMIPMFEKRLLAATGWK, from the coding sequence ATGCCGCGCGTGGAGCCGGCAGGGGGACAAGCCCATGAACCGCGGGCTGCCCGCCTGAAGGCCAAGCCGGGCTACCGGCCCGAGGTCCAGGGCCTTCGCGCCCTGGCTGTGCTCATGGTCGTCACGTACCACGTGTGGCTTGGCCGGGTTTCGGGCGGCGTGGACATCTTCCTCCTCATCTCCGCATTCCTGCTGACCATGTCCTTCGTCCGCAAGGTGGAGAAGGGCACGCCGCTGCGCCTCGTGAGCCACTGGCTGCACCTCTTCAAGCGGCTGATCCCGGCCGCCGTCGTCGTGATTCTCGGCGTGCTGGCCGGAACCTGGCTGGTCCTGCCGCAGAGCCGCTGGCCCGACGTCCTCAACGAGGCGTGGGCGTCCCTCCTCTACGGGCAGAACTGGCTGCTGGCCAACAGCGCTGTGGACTACTACGCGCAGGACCACTCCGGGGCCAGCCCGCTCCAGCACTTCTGGTCGCTATCCATCCAGGGCCAGGTCTTCATTCTTTGGCCCCTCATCTTCGCCGGCTCCGCCCTGGTGTGGCGGCTGCTCCGGCGCCGCCGGGAAGTCGGCTACCGGACTGTCCTGATGGTTGCCTTCAGCGGCATCTTCATCGCTTCCCTGGTGTTCTCGATCGACCAGACGGCCAGCAACCAGGCCTATGCCTACTTCGATACGCGGACCCGGCTGTGGGAGTTCGCGCTGGGATCGCTGCTGGCCCTGGCGCTGCCCTACCTGAAACCGGGGAAGGCGCTGCGCGTGGTGCTGGGCTGGGCCGGGCTCGCCGCCATGATCTCCTGCGGCCTGCTCCTCACCGTGGACCGGTCCTTTCCGGGCTTCATTGCGCTGTGGCCCACGCTGGCCGCGGCTGCCATCATCGTCGCCGGGCAAAGCGGCAGCCGGTTCGGTGTGGACCGGATCCTGTGCTCCAAACCCCTCGTGGCCCTGGGGGACAACTCCTATGCCCTCTACCTCTGGCACTGGCCGGTCCTGGTGCTGGCCTTGGCGGGCACCGGCATCGCGGCGCCCAACCTGGTCCAGGGCCTCATCATCGTGGCTGGTTCCGTGGTCCTGGCCGTGCTGACCACCCGCTTCGTCGAGAAGCCCCTGCGCGACTGGCACTGGCCGCAGCTGCGGGCCTGGCGCACGGCCGTCGTTATTGTTGCCTGCGGCGCCCTGCTGGCCGGTCCCGTCGCGGTATGGCAGACGAAGCTGACGGCGGACGAAGCGGCCGCAGCCGCGCAGCCGCGCGAGCTGACTCCGGGCGCCGCCGCGCTGGCACCCGAAAACGCCGGCAAGCCGACGCCGGAAGCCACCGTGATCCCGGCCCCCGCGGCCATGAAAAACGAGTGGGCGGACATCGACGGGCTGTGCACCGACGAAAACGTCCCCAGCGACCCCCTGCTCAACGGCTGCCTGCAGAACAGCAAGCCGGACAAGGTCACCAAGCGGATCGTGGTGCTCGGCGACTCCCACGCGCAGCAGTACATGGCCGCGCTCGGCCCCATCGCCAGGGACCACGGCTGGGAGGTGGTCACCCTCCTGAAAGGGAACTGCCGGTTCGGCGCCGAATCCCCGGAGCGCGACGCCGACTGCAACGCCTTCAAGAAGGCCAGCGCCGCGTACGTCATGGAGCACAAGCCGGACGCGGTGTTCACCGTGGCATCCCTCACGCACAAGGAACCCCCGTTCGAAACCGAAGTGCCCGGCTACCTGGAGGGCATCAAGCAGTTCACCGACGCCGGGATCGACGTGGTGGGGGTCCGGGACAACCCCCGCTTCGCCACCAACATGCCCGAATGCGTCCAGAAGTATGGCACCGACGCTCCGGAGTGCAACCCGCCGCTCGGTGAATCACTGGCCGCCAAGTCGCCGCTGGACGCGTACCGGGGCAAGGTGGACGGGCTGCACCTGATGGACATGAGCGACTTCATCTGCGCTGGCGGCATCTGCCCGGCCGTGGTGGGCAACGTCTACGTCTACAAGGACGATAACCACCTCACCAAGACGTACGTCCAGTCCATGATTCCGATGTTCGAAAAGCGGCTCCTGGCCGCCACTGGGTGGAAGTAG
- the groL gene encoding chaperonin GroEL (60 kDa chaperone family; promotes refolding of misfolded polypeptides especially under stressful conditions; forms two stacked rings of heptamers to form a barrel-shaped 14mer; ends can be capped by GroES; misfolded proteins enter the barrel where they are refolded when GroES binds), whose translation MAKQLAFNDAARRSLEAGIDKLANTVKVTLGPRGRNVVLDKKWGAPTITNDGVTIAREIELDDPYENLGAQLAKEVATKTNDVAGDGTTTATVLAQALVKEGLRNVAAGAAPGQIKRGIEVSVEAIAARLLENARPVEGTQVANVAAISAQSDEVGELLAEAFGKVGKDGVITIEESSTTQTELVLTEGMQFDKGYLSPYFITDTERQEAVLEDALILINQGKISSLQEFLPLLEKALQSSKPLFIIAEDVDGEALSTLIVNRIRGTLNVVAVKAPGFGDRRKAMLQDIATLTGAQVVSPELGLSLDSVGLEVLGTARRITVTKDNTTIVDGAGSAEDVAARVAQLRAELTRTDSDWDREKLQERLAKLAGGIGVIKVGAATEVELKEKKHRIEDAVSSTRAALEEGIVAGGGSALIHALKALDEDPAVTALEGDAAAAVGIVRRALVQPLRWIAQNAGHDGYVVAARVAEQDNNHGFNAKSGEYEDLIAAGVIDPVKVTRAALRNAASIAALVLTTETLVAEKPAEENEHAGHSH comes from the coding sequence ATGGCAAAGCAGCTTGCGTTTAACGACGCTGCCCGCCGGTCGCTTGAAGCCGGCATCGACAAGCTCGCCAACACGGTTAAGGTGACGCTTGGTCCCCGCGGCCGCAACGTCGTGCTGGACAAGAAGTGGGGCGCCCCCACCATCACCAACGACGGCGTGACCATCGCCCGGGAAATCGAGCTGGACGACCCGTACGAGAACCTTGGCGCCCAGCTGGCCAAGGAAGTCGCCACCAAGACGAACGACGTCGCCGGTGACGGCACCACCACAGCTACCGTGCTCGCCCAGGCACTGGTCAAGGAAGGCCTGCGCAACGTTGCCGCCGGCGCCGCTCCGGGCCAGATCAAGCGCGGCATCGAGGTCTCCGTCGAGGCCATCGCAGCACGCCTGCTGGAGAACGCCCGTCCCGTCGAGGGCACCCAGGTGGCCAACGTTGCCGCCATCTCCGCCCAGAGCGACGAGGTGGGCGAGCTGCTCGCCGAGGCATTCGGCAAGGTCGGCAAGGATGGTGTGATCACCATTGAGGAATCCTCCACCACGCAGACCGAGCTGGTCCTCACCGAGGGCATGCAGTTCGACAAGGGCTACCTGTCCCCGTACTTCATCACGGACACCGAGCGCCAGGAAGCGGTCCTCGAGGATGCCCTCATCCTGATCAACCAGGGCAAGATCTCCTCGTTGCAGGAATTCCTGCCGCTGCTGGAGAAGGCGCTGCAGAGCTCCAAGCCGCTGTTCATCATCGCCGAGGACGTCGACGGCGAGGCCCTGTCCACGCTGATCGTCAACCGCATCCGCGGCACCCTGAACGTGGTTGCCGTCAAGGCTCCGGGCTTCGGCGACCGCCGCAAGGCCATGCTGCAGGACATCGCCACGCTGACCGGCGCCCAGGTTGTGTCCCCCGAGCTGGGCCTGAGCCTGGACTCCGTGGGCCTCGAGGTGCTGGGTACCGCCCGCCGCATCACGGTGACCAAGGACAACACCACCATCGTTGACGGCGCTGGTTCTGCCGAGGACGTCGCGGCACGTGTTGCCCAGCTGCGCGCAGAGCTGACCCGCACCGACTCCGACTGGGACCGGGAAAAGCTGCAGGAACGCCTGGCCAAGCTGGCCGGCGGCATCGGCGTGATCAAGGTCGGCGCAGCCACCGAGGTTGAGCTGAAGGAAAAGAAGCACCGCATCGAAGATGCAGTGTCCTCCACCCGCGCCGCCCTCGAAGAAGGCATCGTGGCCGGTGGCGGTTCCGCCCTGATCCACGCGCTGAAGGCACTCGATGAGGACCCCGCTGTCACGGCACTCGAAGGTGACGCGGCTGCTGCCGTCGGCATCGTCCGCCGTGCACTGGTCCAGCCGCTGCGCTGGATCGCCCAGAACGCCGGCCACGACGGCTACGTTGTGGCCGCCCGGGTTGCCGAGCAGGACAACAACCACGGCTTCAACGCCAAGTCCGGCGAGTACGAGGACCTGATCGCGGCGGGCGTCATTGACCCCGTCAAGGTCACCCGTGCAGCCCTGCGCAACGCAGCCTCCATCGCCGCGCTCGTGCTCACCACCGAGACCCTCGTGGCCGAGAAGCCCGCTGAGGAAAACGAGCACGCAGGCCACAGCCACTAG
- the groES gene encoding co-chaperone GroES, whose amino-acid sequence MSVSIKPLEDRIVVRPLEAEQTTASGLVIPDSAQEKPQEGEVVAVGPGRFEDGNRVPVDVAVGDVVIYSKYGGTEVKTGGTEYLVLSARDVLAIVVK is encoded by the coding sequence GTGTCGGTCTCTATTAAGCCTCTTGAGGATCGTATTGTTGTCCGCCCGCTCGAAGCCGAGCAGACCACGGCTTCCGGCCTGGTCATCCCGGACTCCGCCCAGGAGAAGCCGCAGGAAGGCGAAGTTGTTGCAGTAGGCCCCGGCCGCTTCGAAGACGGCAACCGCGTACCGGTCGACGTAGCCGTTGGCGACGTCGTTATCTACTCCAAGTACGGCGGAACCGAAGTCAAGACCGGCGGCACCGAGTACCTCGTGCTCTCCGCCCGCGACGTTCTGGCGATCGTCGTTAAGTAA
- a CDS encoding class I SAM-dependent methyltransferase, whose translation MSEAPQDQIAPLLTEEGWELLATLGPYREDDSFALSSRLRKAGHSPELVSAVLTQSRLRTRAEAKFGEFARQMLFTQAGLEQATRLNVAARHAQRFAQAGVRHVADLGCGLGADAMALASLDIAVTAVEVDETTAACATINLIPFPHATVVHSDATSVELEDGSGVWLDPARRTTTTSGTKRIWDPEAFSPPLSFVESLAAAGRAVGVKMGPGMPHESVPAGCEAQWVSVGGDVTEVTLWFNAVARPGIRRAALVIGAEGAAELTSGEEFDAGPVAPVGPVAGFLYEPDGAVIRAGLVADLALDLGGHLVDEHIAYICAPELVDTPYAKAYRVLEVMPYNVRALKAWVRENGVGVLDIKKRGTSVTPEELRKQLLPGSKSGGKAGGKAAGKKTATLVLTRIGEERVAVYVEPV comes from the coding sequence ATGTCTGAAGCACCGCAGGACCAGATCGCCCCGCTCCTCACAGAAGAAGGATGGGAGCTGCTGGCCACACTCGGACCCTACCGGGAGGATGATTCCTTCGCCCTCAGCTCGAGGCTCCGCAAGGCCGGCCACTCCCCCGAACTCGTGTCCGCCGTACTGACGCAGTCACGGCTCCGGACCAGGGCCGAGGCCAAGTTCGGCGAGTTTGCCCGGCAGATGCTCTTCACCCAGGCCGGCCTGGAGCAGGCCACCCGGCTCAACGTCGCGGCCCGCCACGCCCAGCGCTTTGCCCAGGCAGGCGTCCGCCACGTTGCCGATCTGGGCTGCGGCCTCGGCGCGGACGCCATGGCTCTGGCGTCACTGGACATCGCCGTGACCGCCGTGGAGGTCGACGAGACCACGGCCGCCTGCGCCACGATCAACCTCATTCCCTTTCCGCACGCCACGGTGGTTCATTCGGATGCCACGTCGGTGGAGCTCGAGGACGGTTCGGGCGTCTGGCTGGACCCCGCCCGGCGCACCACCACCACGTCCGGCACCAAGCGGATCTGGGACCCCGAGGCGTTCTCTCCGCCGCTGTCCTTCGTGGAGTCGCTGGCGGCCGCGGGGCGCGCCGTCGGCGTCAAAATGGGGCCCGGCATGCCGCACGAGTCGGTGCCTGCCGGCTGCGAGGCACAGTGGGTCTCGGTGGGCGGCGACGTCACGGAAGTCACGCTGTGGTTCAACGCCGTGGCCCGTCCCGGAATCCGGCGGGCCGCCCTGGTCATCGGTGCAGAGGGCGCCGCCGAACTTACCAGCGGGGAGGAGTTCGACGCCGGACCCGTGGCCCCCGTTGGCCCGGTGGCGGGTTTCCTGTACGAGCCGGATGGCGCCGTCATCCGTGCCGGGCTCGTGGCCGACCTCGCCCTCGACCTGGGCGGCCACCTCGTGGACGAGCACATCGCCTACATCTGCGCCCCGGAGCTTGTGGACACTCCGTATGCCAAGGCCTACCGGGTCCTGGAGGTCATGCCGTACAACGTCAGGGCGCTCAAGGCCTGGGTCCGGGAGAACGGCGTCGGCGTGCTGGACATCAAGAAGCGCGGCACATCGGTGACACCGGAGGAGCTGCGCAAGCAGCTGCTGCCCGGGAGCAAGAGCGGGGGCAAAGCCGGCGGCAAGGCCGCGGGCAAGAAGACAGCCACCCTGGTCCTCACCCGGATCGGGGAAGAGAGAGTGGCTGTCTACGTGGAGCCCGTTTAG
- a CDS encoding shikimate 5-dehydrogenase, with product MPILNKDMTLCISLSARPSNNGTRFHNYLYDQLGLNWIYKAFAPTDLALAIAGVRGLGIRGCAVSMPYKEDVIALVDAMDPSAKAIDSVNTIVNDGGRLTAYNTDYTAIEQLLQRNAVPAESSVLLKGAGGMAKATAAALRDAGFKDVTIIARNEATGRALADLYDFAWRADLGAGPEATADMVINVTPVGMAGGPEADALSFPVETIEAAKVVFDVVALPAETPLIKAAREAGKQVITGAEVATIQALEQFVLYTGIRPTEEQVRDAEAFVRAK from the coding sequence GTGCCGATACTGAACAAAGACATGACCCTGTGCATCTCCCTCTCGGCCCGGCCGAGCAACAACGGGACCCGCTTCCACAATTACCTGTACGACCAGCTGGGCCTGAACTGGATCTACAAGGCCTTCGCGCCCACCGACCTGGCCCTGGCGATCGCGGGCGTCCGCGGCCTGGGGATCCGGGGCTGCGCCGTCTCCATGCCTTACAAGGAGGACGTGATCGCCCTGGTGGACGCCATGGACCCGTCCGCCAAGGCCATTGATTCCGTCAACACCATCGTCAATGACGGCGGGCGGCTGACGGCGTACAACACGGACTACACGGCAATCGAGCAGCTGCTGCAGCGCAACGCCGTGCCAGCGGAGTCATCGGTGCTGCTTAAGGGCGCCGGCGGCATGGCCAAGGCCACGGCCGCAGCCTTGCGCGACGCGGGGTTCAAGGACGTGACCATCATTGCCCGCAATGAAGCAACCGGCCGGGCGCTCGCCGATCTCTACGACTTTGCCTGGCGGGCGGATCTGGGCGCCGGCCCGGAGGCCACCGCGGACATGGTCATCAACGTCACGCCCGTGGGAATGGCCGGGGGACCGGAGGCGGATGCGCTGTCCTTCCCCGTCGAGACCATAGAGGCAGCCAAGGTGGTCTTCGATGTCGTGGCCCTGCCAGCGGAAACGCCGCTCATCAAGGCGGCGCGGGAGGCCGGCAAGCAGGTCATCACCGGGGCCGAGGTGGCCACCATCCAGGCGCTGGAGCAGTTTGTGCTGTACACGGGCATCCGGCCCACCGAGGAGCAGGTCCGGGACGCCGAGGCGTTCGTCCGCGCCAAGTAG